Genomic window (Eremothecium sinecaudum strain ATCC 58844 chromosome VI, complete sequence):
TATACAAGAACTAATGCAGACCGATCTTCATCGTGTGATAGCTACACAGCCACTATCAGACGACCATATCCAGTATTTTATCTACCAGACACTGCGCGGCCTGAAGGTACTTCACGGCAGCAATATCATTCACAGAGACCTCAAACCCTCCAATCTACTTCTAAATGCTAACTGCGATCTCAAAATTTGCGATTTCGGTCTGGCAAGAATCGACAACGGAGATAATACAGATCTGGACCAGAATCAGCTCTCCGGGATGACCGAATACGTTGCTACCAGGTGGTATCGCGCTCCTGAGGTCATGCTAACAGCTGCGCAGTACACCAAGGCTATTGACATCTGGTCCTGCGGCTGCATCCTCGCAGAACTCTTCCTAAAAAGACCATTATTTGCAGGCAGGGACTACAAGCATCAGCTCATGCTAATATTTGAGCTACTCGGCACTCCACAGGGCGAAAGTTTTGCTTCTATCAAGTCTCGGAGAGCTAGAGAATACATAAAAACACTACCACATTACCACAAAGTAAGCTTACGCACCCTCATGCCCCATATAAGCCCACTAGGAATTGACCTCCTCCAGCGTATGCTAGTATTCGATCCCAAAAAGCGAATAACCGCTGCTGATGCCCTTAAACATCCTTATTTGGCAACTTATCACGATCCACATGACGAACCTGCAGGAACTCCGATCCCCGCTTCTTTCTTCGATTTTGATCGTCATAAGGACCAACTAACAACCAGGGATTTGAAGCGGCTATTATGGGACGAGGTCTTTCGCGACGTCCACCCGTGATCTCCGTTATGTACACGTAACTAAATAAATTTCTACTCTAATTATTGGCACCAATCCTTCTGTCCAAC
Coding sequences:
- the FUS3 gene encoding mitogen-activated serine/threonine-protein kinase FUS3 (Syntenic homolog of Ashbya gossypii AFR019W; Syntenic homolog of Saccharomyces cerevisiae YBL016W (FUS3)); this encodes MGKKIVFNISSEFQLKALLGEGAYGIVCSAIHKPTGEVVAIKKIEPFDRTLFSLRTLREIKILRHFQHENIISIYDIQKPTSFETFNEVYIIQELMQTDLHRVIATQPLSDDHIQYFIYQTLRGLKVLHGSNIIHRDLKPSNLLLNANCDLKICDFGLARIDNGDNTDLDQNQLSGMTEYVATRWYRAPEVMLTAAQYTKAIDIWSCGCILAELFLKRPLFAGRDYKHQLMLIFELLGTPQGESFASIKSRRAREYIKTLPHYHKVSLRTLMPHISPLGIDLLQRMLVFDPKKRITAADALKHPYLATYHDPHDEPAGTPIPASFFDFDRHKDQLTTRDLKRLLWDEVFRDVHP